CGGGCGCGCCAAGCGTCGATCACCCGCGAGCTGTTGGAAATCGTCGGTACGGCGGAAGCATTGAAATAGCAAATTACGCCCCCACCTCTTTCCTCCCCCGCATTACGGGTGTGGATGAAGGACGGGGTGAGCACGAACAGGAATTTCGGAGGTTCAATTACGATGAGTACGGGTAAACTCACCCAGGTTTTGGGTGCGGTCGTCGACGTCGAGTTTTCCGACGGCGCGCTGCCGCCAATTTACAATGCGCTGAAGATCACCAATCCGGCGATCAGCGACGCCGAATGGAATCTGGTCGTCGAAGTGGCGCAGCACTTGGGTGAAAACACCGTGCGCTGCGTCGCCATGGATACCACCGAAGGTTTGGTGCGCGGCATGGACGTGATGGATACCGGCGCGGGTATCAGCGTGCCGGTGGGCGAGGGAACTCTCGGACGGATCATCAACGTGATCGGCGAGCCGGTGGATGAAGGCGGTCCAATCAAAGCGACGAAGCTTTCGCCGATTCACCGATCGGCGCCGGAATTCGTCGATCAAGAAACCAAGGTTCAAGCCCTCGAGACCGGCATCAAAGTCGTCGATCTGCTCGCCCCCTATGCGCGCGGCGGTAAAGTCGGCCTGTTCGGCGGTGCCGGCGTCGGCAAGACCGTCATTTTGATGGAGTTGATCAACAACGTCGCCCAGAAACACGGCGGTTATTCCGTCTTCGGCGGCGTCGGCGAACGGACCCGTGAAGGTAACGATCTGTGGCTTGAAATGAAGGAGTCCGGGGTTATCAACAAAGCTTCGTTGGTCTACGGCCAGATGAACGAACCGCCTGGAGCCCGCGCCCGCGTCGCTTTGACCGCTCTGACGTTGGCAGAATATTTCCGTGACGACGAAGGCCGCGATGTCTTACTGTTCTTGGACAACATTTTCCGCTTCACGCAGGCGAACTCGGAAGTTTCCACTCTGCTCGGCCGTATGCCTTCGGCAGTCGGTTATCAGCCGACCTTGTCCACCGACTTGGGCGAGCTGCAAGAGCGGATCACCACCACGCGCAAAGGTTCGATCACTTCGGTTCAGGCGATTTACGTGCCGGCCGACGACTTGACCGACCCAGCACCGGCGACCACCTTTGCCCATCTGGACGCGACCACAGTTTTGTCCCGGCAAATCGCCGAGCTCGGTATTTATCCGGCGGTCGATCCT
This region of Deltaproteobacteria bacterium genomic DNA includes:
- the atpD gene encoding F0F1 ATP synthase subunit beta — protein: MTMSTGKLTQVLGAVVDVEFSDGALPPIYNALKITNPAISDAEWNLVVEVAQHLGENTVRCVAMDTTEGLVRGMDVMDTGAGISVPVGEGTLGRIINVIGEPVDEGGPIKATKLSPIHRSAPEFVDQETKVQALETGIKVVDLLAPYARGGKVGLFGGAGVGKTVILMELINNVAQKHGGYSVFGGVGERTREGNDLWLEMKESGVINKASLVYGQMNEPPGARARVALTALTLAEYFRDDEGRDVLLFLDNIFRFTQANSEVSTLLGRMPSAVGYQPTLSTDLGELQERITTTRKGSITSVQAIYVPADDLTDPAPATTFAHLDATTVLSRQIAELGIYPAVDPLDSTSRILDPLIVGEEHYAVARSVQLLLQRYKDLQDIIAILGMDELSEDDKLTVARARKVQRFLSQPFFVAEQFTGIPGAYVELKDTIRAFKEVVAGKHDDIPEQAFYMVGTIEQAQEKAKKMAAA